The Acanthochromis polyacanthus isolate Apoly-LR-REF ecotype Palm Island chromosome 5, KAUST_Apoly_ChrSc, whole genome shotgun sequence genome includes a window with the following:
- the LOC127534191 gene encoding ral GTPase-activating protein subunit beta-like, whose product MLNVVQDSALFEVAGQTQQEPESQHSGAKPRRTAGGTSGNRWTRGPAVQSDAAAVLWVQFVRSLTQRLTSQWRNDSAVCLSALEVLGGLAKVQVQVDEVERRRAVSSVCTYIVFQCSRPPQLHSRDLHSIIVAAFYCLNVWLTQHPALLDHQVTDRQVADRQVTYHQVRCGACVCFQECLLEVLEIVELGISGSKSRQEQEVKRKEEKDLNPASLRVKEAAEATLSCIMQVSEAFPFVGGSLSEDALIGCSALSDSSLKKFRYFVVESSVILAMLEQGSGPEQAPYPSLTVLIRGPSGRHIWTLELHLQPRGGRAQTQQSPISEQSRGTQEDAGIRSPVKHQLFPENMDRVPPVRADRSIPALQETATEQVQQQLECLRAALRRQQQIEARPIVSGRSVVMTTCRPPPLATRFQTARLFLSHLGLLTPDSVKDPGISGVPAHLVSLDSSLPGFSESLRRLDKLPPRNCDSAFIFYLRAGQRTAAEVLRNVESRCSVQSHFLDLLSSLGWPVQVGQQQGGGAHSSRSEFRAVLGDSGGDVFDGRTFVLMFSDALTDITFIVPSPSHKAFDWSKTSEEAEPLNESPSDLQNHPDSAPNSTTCPVVDIKLGSPVLGSGCQLMIVWVERFEDIESFPLKELMSEHRTQTRTQTESSPSDVQLVFIHPLKTGLYSVCLHGNGSSKFSLAVPLVSGSVVSMRSLGFLLREMVINGCHRRRLDSDSAPPPHIRRKHAISDIIHRYRCRRSEPAFYSALFQDL is encoded by the exons ATGCTGAACGTGGTTCAGGACTCTGCTCTGTTTGAGGTCGCAGGACAAACCCAGCAG GAACCTGAGTCCCAGCATAGTGGAGCCAAACCCAGACGGACAGCGGGGGGGACCAGTGGGAACAGATGGACCAGAGGACCAG CTGTTCAATCAGATGCAGCGGCAGTTCTGTGGGTTCAGTTTGTGCGTTCCCTGACTCAGCGTCTGACATCTCAGTGGAGGAATGACTCAGCAGTTTGTCTGTCAGCACTGGAAGTACTGGGAGGACTGGCCAAG gtgcAGGTTCAGGTGGACGAGGTGGAGAGGAGGCGGGCGGTCAGCTCCGTTTGTACCTACATCGTGTTCCAGTGCAGTCGTCCTCCTCAGCTTCACTCCAGAGATCTGCACTCCATCATCGTCGCCGCTTTCTACTGTCTGAATGTCTGGTTAACCCAACACCCCGCCCTGCTGGACCACCAGGTAACTGACCGCCAGGTAGCTGACCGCCAGGTAACTTACCACCAGGTAAGGtgtggtgcatgtgtgtgttttcaggagtGTCTGTTGGAGGTCCTAGAGATTGTGGAATTGGGAATTTCAGGCAGTAAGTCCCGACAGGAACAGGAAGTGAAGCGTAAAGAGGAGAAGGACCTTAACCCGGCCTCTCTGAGGGTGAAGGAGGCGGCTGAGGCCACGCTGAGCTG TATTATGCAGGTTTCGGAGGCGTTCCCGTTCGTTGGCGGGTCACTGAGTGAAgacgctctgattggctgctctgCTTTAAGTGACAGCAGCCTGAAGAAGTTCAGATATTTTGTGGTTGAAAGCTCCGTCATTCTGGCCATGCTGGAACAAGGATCAGGACCTGAACAGG CTCCGTATCCGTCGCTCACAGTATTGATCAGAGGACCGTCAGGACGTCACATTTGGACTCTggagctccacctgcagcccaGAGGTGGACGAGCACAGACACAG CAATCTCCGATCTCAGAACAGAGCCGGGGAACCCAGGAGGATGCAGGGATACGAAGTCCTGTCAAACATCAGCTGTTTCCTGAAAACATGGACAGAGTTCCTCCAGTTAGAGCAGACCGGAGCATTCCAGCTCTGCAAGAAACCGCAACAGAGCag gtgcagcagcagctggagtgtctgcgagcagcgttgaggAGACAGCAGCAGATTGAAGCTCGGCCAATAGTCAGCGGTCGTTCGGTCGTCATGACAACCTGTAGGCCACCGCCCTTAGCTACCCGGTTCCAGACAGCGAGACTCTTCCTGTCCCACTTGGGCCTCCTGACACCTGACAGCGTGAAG gATCCAGGTATCAGCGGTGTCCCCGCCCACCTTGTCTCTCTGGACTCGTCTCTTCCTGGTTTCTCTGAGAGTCTGAGACGATTGGACAAGCTGCCGCCCAGAAACTGTGACTCCGCCTTCATCTTCTACTTGAGAGCAGGACAGAGGACAGCTGCTGag GTCCTGAGGAACGTGGAGTCTCGCTGCAGCGTCCAGTCTCACTTCCTGGACCTGCTGTCGTCTCTCGGTTGGCCGGTGCAGGTGGGGCAGCAGCAGGGGGGCGGGGCTCACAGCAGCCGCTCAG AGTTCCGTGCTGTGCTGGGAGACAGTGGAGGGGACGTGTTTGATGGACGGACGTTTGTCCTGATGTTCTCCGACGCCCTGACAGACATCACTTTCATCGTCCCGTCGCCATCACACA AAGCATTCGATTGGTCAAAGACTTCAGAGGAGGCGGAGCCACTGAATGAGTCACCATCTGACCTGCAGAATCACCCTGACTCCGCCCCCAACTCCACA ACCTGTCCAGTTGTAGACATAAAGTTGGGTTCTCCGGTTCTTGGTTCCGGCTGCCAGCTGATGATCGTTTGGGTCGAACGCTTTGAGGACATcg AGAGTTTCCCCCTGAAGGAGCTGATGTCAGAGCACAGGACCCAGACCAGGACCCAGACAGAGTCCAG TCCATCAGACGTCCAGCTGGTCTTCATCCATCCGCTGAAAACTGGACTCTACTCCGTCTGTCTCCATGGAAACGGCTCCAGCAAATTCAGCCTGGCCGTCCCACTGGTCAGCGGGAGTGTAGTCAGCATGAGGTCACTGG GTTTCCTGCTCAGAGAGATGGTGATCAATGGTTGCCATAGGCGACGGCTGGACAGTGACTCCGCCCCCCCGCCTCACATCAGACGGAAACACGCCATCAGTGACATCATCCATCGGTACCGGTGCCGCCGCTCTGAGCCTGCCTTCTACTCCGCCCTGTTCCAGGACCTCtga